A segment of the Maylandia zebra isolate NMK-2024a linkage group LG2, Mzebra_GT3a, whole genome shotgun sequence genome:
CAGCTGTAGAGAGGAGGGACCGCCCAGCAACATGACGGCTCAACAACCTCATGACAGTGTCACTCACAGTCCTTCAAAGTCAATACATGTGCAGCTTAtttttttagtttcagtttttttttattgttttttctttctccaaaaCGAGCTCTGACATGAAAGATAAAGATATGGAcatgtactgataaatgatcagaattataatatctGACTGTCTGAGCCTAAACTGAATCAGTGATAGAAATCAGTAAGGATCCCGGCCCTATTACAGCTGTCTATAGGCCACAGTATTCCCAGCATCCCACAAATAGACTCATGTCTTGGTAAAGTGGAAaattcattttagtttttaagGATGATCTAAAGGACCTCCGACTCCACTCTAAAGAATGGGGGCAAAGTCAAAAATCCCATAATATGCAAACCAGCACAGTAAAGTTCCTCTCAGCTGTGGTCCACAGAGAACACCATGACTACAAATGACTACAGTGACGTATGAGAAACTCAAGCGTTCTTTTAAAATTGACTTGAAAACCTCTTTAATAGGGTTAATATCTTTACGAcctaaaaggaaagaaaatgagcACTTAAATCACAAATCAGGTCTTGGCTAATTAAATTTTAGTAAAAATGATGTGATTTGTTGAGAGAAATTAGGCGGTGGTCAGTGGAACCAGAAAGCATCAACCATCGAGGGCTGGACTGGTATAGTACATGGCATGTTATTAGTATCGGTGGTATAGAGAATGAATTGAGGGTGTAGCACAGTTCTCATCAGATGACCTCTAGGTGGGGTTGCTAAGCAAAGGTTAAGCAGCTCTGGTGTTGCCCAGTTTGAGCCACGTTCAAAGAGTTTGTGACCCATGGAAACATCAGTGAATGATGACTCATATGCTCTAATGAATTTCCCAAATTGATGTATtgctttaattcatttgaataaataaatcgaCCAAACATGCAGGCCACAGACTGCCAGCTACCATAATTTGCTACATTTTATCATCTCATATGAAAAGAAgctgaaagtgtttgtgtttagaGCTGTTGGCGTGAACCTCCAGGAACACTTGTCACCATTACCTGATAAATcaccaaaaatataaatatccCTGTAGCTGTTAGATCAGCAAACCAAGAATCTGCATGTTTAATGGATACAGTTCTTAGCAAGTCTACGTATAATTATTATAAGAACAATATCAGAGTGGTGGATAAAGCTGAGCAAAATAAAGACTGAAGCTTGGCTTCATATCTACCGAGGGCAGTGCACTGTGATGTACCTGCATGTGCTCTGTGCTGGCCATCAGGGGCATATATCTCAGTAAAGCCCTcaccgaggagcctgtccatgGGGGACTCCCTGCCGGGCTCGTAGTCGCTGTCCCCGGCCTCACTGTCTCCCCGTCCGCTGTCCTTCAGACTGAACTTATCCATCTCATTCAGGGCATATCTGCAAAAAGCCAGAAGCAGATTTGATACATGAATTACTGCCAATAATATTAGCATGCTTATGAAGACACCACACTGATGAATAATAAGGTTCACTGAGAGTGCTCTGCAGAAGGGTTTTAACATAAAATTATGCAGATGTGAAGTTATTGAGCATATAGTTTAACTCCAAAATCGACTGGACCAGAACAGAGCTGAGAACAGTGGAAATGTTGCACTGTGACATAAGGAGGAGCTCAGAGGGCTCTTCCTCATGTGTGCCTAGGTGTGCCAGCACACAAAGCATCGTTCACGCATGTGTTACCTGTAGCTTCTGGTGTATTTGTTGCCTCTGAAGCTTGGCCGTGGCTGGTACTGGCCCTGATGAAGCATGGACAGAAGCTGTGAGACTTGCtacaaagccaagaaaaaaaacaaaaagaaaggaaaaaagacaaaataaaagggAAAATGAAGAGGGGGAAATGAATGGAGTCAACAAGCAAGGCCACAAGACaatgtttgggggggggggggggctgaggGAGTGCATGACTTTGTGATGGTCAACAAAAACACGACACGTACAGCTGAACAGAACACGGGAGGTAACCCCGGTACATGACAAACCACGTGCACGGCTTCAAATGAAAAGGTACTGTAAGTATAAATACTTCAAAGTATTACATGTAAATCAGGTTTAGATCAATCCCATggacatttaaagaaaatgagTAAACCTCTCACCTCTACAGGAGGAGTGGCGTGGGCCAGCTCCAGAGCAAAGTTCTCTTGCACATGATTGGAGGAGATGGTGACGAGGCTGTTCAGTGACTGGCGGCTATGATGGCTCTGCCTGCTCCCCAGCGTGCCTCTCTCAGGTGTaggggaaggggagggggagCGCGGGTGTGCACGCACAGGTAAAGTTCCATTGACGGTCGGGACCAGGGTGATGTCTGCCTTGTGGATTTGCCTGGCGGGCTTCTTAGGGTGGTTCTGGTAGCTGTTCTCCGCCACGCGACAGTTGTAGTTGTGTCTGGGGTCTTTCTTCTCACGGCTGCAGCGGGCCGTCGCAAACATCAGCATCACGATGAGCAGCAGAGCACAGACTGCACCCAGAGAAATGATGACAATGAGGGAGAGATCCAGTGAGGCCTGGGTGGAGCCGGTAGGATACAGAGAGGGGAGAATGTCCATGTTCTCCTGCACAGAGAGCCTGAGGAGGGCTCCTGTGGACAGCGGGCTGATGCCTCTGTCCTGCACTTCCACCCTGATCTCCATTATGTCCCGCGGAGCCTGCTCCAGACTGGCATTGGTTCTGAGCTCACAGCGCCGGGCATCCATCACAAACAGCCCATCCTCATTGCCACCGATGATGGTGCAGCTCACCTCTCCGTTGGCACCAGCATCACGGTCTGTGACTTTAAGGGCGGTGATCAGCTGACCCGGGGATGCATACTTCCACACGGGAAGCTCAGCGGTATGATTCCGGAGTGAGGGGGAGTGAATGATGGGCGGGTTGTCATTTTCATCCAAAACAGTCAGATGGATGGAGGCATTGGCCGACTGCACGGGGTTTCCCCCATCACGTGCCTGAACAGTGAAGGCGATCCGGCTGACATCCTCATGGTCAAAGCTGCGCAGTGCATAGATGGCACCATTAGAGGGGTCGATGGTGACGTAGGTGGAAATGGGGCTGTCTTGTACCACCGTGTCTATGATGGTGTAAGTGACCTGACCGTTGGTGCCCAGATCTGGATCTGAGGCCACCACTGTCATCAGGTAGGCTCCAGGAGAGTTGTTCTCTGACTTAAAGACCTCGTAGCGGCTCTTCTCAAAACACGGAGGATTGTCATTTTCATCCAGAACCTGGACGGTAAAGTGTTTGATGGTGGAAAGGCTGGGGGAGCCCCTGTCCTCAGCTATGACCGTCAAACTGTACTCTGACCTCTTCTCACGGTCCAGTGAGACATTAGTGAGAATCATATAGTTCTTCTCGTGGGTCTTCTGGAGCCTGAAGTGGCCATGGCCGTGCAGCCTGCACACCACCTCCCCGTTGAGCCCTCCATCAATGTCATCAACACGCACCAGAGCTATGAACGTGTCCACAGGGGCCCCCTCTGAAATGTAGGCCACCTCCTCTTTGCCAGGTGTCATCAGGTTAATGTTTATCTCTGGTTTATTGTCGTTGACATCCACAACTTTGACCACGATTTTGCAAAGTCCAGGAATGGAATTAGGGCCCAAGTCCTGAGCCTGAACATCCAGCTCGTAGGAAGCACCGGTTTCATAGTCCACCTTTTTAATCAGAGTAATGTGGCCGTTTTCAGGGTGGATCTTAAAGGTCTCCAGGATCTTTGGTGAGACATGACTGCTGAAAGAGTAAACTATTTTCCCATTAGTGCCCTCGTCAGGATCCGTGGCGTTTAAATCAATAATCAGAGTCCCAAGGGGAGAGTTTTCTAGCAGATTGATTGCATAAGCCTGTTCGTCAAAGGCCGGGCTGTTGTCGTTGGAATCCGAAATACTGATCTTGAGCAGAGTGGAGCCAGACTTGGGGGGCACCCCGTTATCCGAGGCCGTTAGCTGCAACTGGTAACTGGCCTGCACCTCCCGGTCCAGTTCTCTCATCACCACCAGCTCTGCGTACTTGGCCCCGTCTGTCCGGGTCCTCACGTCGATTTTAAAAAAGTTGTTGGCTGTGAGTGAGTACGTGTGCAGAGAGTTCTCCCCTACGTCCGCATCCACAGCGCCGTCCAGCGGGATGCGCGTCCCCACTGACGCGCTCTCGGAGATCTCAATGGGGACGATGGCGCGAGCAAAGTGCGGAGAGTTGTCGTTGATGTCCAGGACTTCCACTTCTACGTGGAACAGCTGCAGGTACTCCGTGGGCAGCGTGACCACGTCGAATTCAATGGAGCAGTTGGAGTTTTTCTCGCAGAGCTTCTCGCGGTCGATCCTGGTGCCGATGCTGATCTGTCCGTCGTCCTCGCGCACGGCCAGCAGCGGCGTGCCGCCCAGCTGCATCACGCGGAAGCGAAAGCTCAGGGAGCTGGGTAACTTTGGCAGAACCGCGGACACGTCCTCCTTCAGCCGCGCGATGACTGTGCCCACTTTCTGCTCCTCGTAAACTTTGTATTTCAGAGTCTTCCCGCTGGCGCCGTGCACGAGCGCGAGCAGCAGCGCGAGCTGGAGTGGAGCCGAGGACCAAACGGTCGCTTTTCTTTGCCTCCTTTTTGCCCCCATCTTCTGCGCTCACACCGAGGGATGACTTCCACAGAGGGGAGATCACGCAGTGGAGAACACGAGTGTCCTTAGTGCGACATGTTCGTCCTGGGAAAACTGCACGAGACACAAAGAGAgatgaagaaataaagaaagtcGTTTCGTGGGAGacgaacacacacaaactgcgcCTCTCTCCTCGCAGACCGCTCTGTCACACTTCCACATAtgctctgagtgtgtgtgtctgtggctgAGGAAGCTCCCTCCCACTCTGTgtgactgagagagagagagagagagaaaagtcaATGTGTGCGCGCGCTAGTCTTTCTTCTCGCGCCCCTCTCTGCGCCCGCCCCGTCtcttttccacacaaacactccTCCCTCCTCCTAAATCAGAATGGCCTCCTTTAAGCAACAGGAGTGCGGGTCGGGGGGGAGGGTCCCGGTCCCCCCACCGCAGAAGTGTGTCACAACAATGGGCCGGAGCGCGATCCATTCGGCTCAGCCTCCGTTAACACAGTCGCACACTGACGGTCGCGCTTGTATTGACAGCGCATGCCACCTCTTTTGTCGCGTGCGGCTAAAACACCAACTTATGGCTTTGAGGACAACAACGAGCCAACACGCCGAGCAGTTACACCCAGTGTGTTTACCACGGCTGCGTTAGATCACATTATAGATCATCATTATAAGGACAGGGCACAGTAAAGTTACGAATCTGTCCTTATAATGCAGTAAcacaccgtgtgtgtgtgtgtgtgtgtgtgtgtgtgtgtgtgtgtgtgtgtgtgtgtgtgtgtgtgtgagagagagagagagagagagagacagtctCACACTGATCAGTTACAAAGTATCATGGATGCACATTAGCCACTGTAGTCACGTGACTGAGCACTAAAGTCTGTTTGTCTGAACAAGACAGTCCGTCTCTCAGTCTGTGTGTCTAATCTTTTCAGAATGCATTCTCACAATCACTGAAAGTGTGCTGACCCCCCAGCTGACCCCACAGGTGTCCCTTGACAAAGCCCCACCTCCTCTTGTTGCTGCAGAGTTCAGTGGAGGCAGAATCTGCAGCTCCCCTGATCTCCATCCTGAGCCGAGCATCAAGCAGCCCAGCCTACAATTAGCATCCATTCAGAGTGCCTGGTGACAACGAGCTGAGCTCAGACCAGTTGAGAGCAGAGCGTTCCCAGCTATGATGGTGCCAGATTATTATCAGAGCTCAGTAATGACAGGCAGTGGTCTGCTACACGGACTTTATCTTGATGTCATGGCTTCTGTGTGAGTGAAGGAAAACACCAAGATAAGTGTGTCTTTTCGTTCTGAGGTGACACCACAGAAACACCTCCACACCCCACAGTGTCGCAAAGCCCACAGTACAGATTTGGTCCATTTGATTATTCACACAGTAATGAGCTGCTCACACTTCTGCGCACCGGAGCCACATTAGCACTGCAGTCTGTCCGAGGCTGGATCTGTGACGGACTTCATCGCAATCTGACATTCCTGTGAGCGACCCGTGGGAACAGGCTCTGCACTGCCATCTGCCTCTGAGCAAACACATGGACaccagctcacacacacacacacactgaccgaCCCAACACCCATGTAGTATTCGGTTTGCAGATGCTGATTGTCAACAGACACATCTTAGAAGCTCTAAGCACTAATTTAGTTTTCATGCAGCGATGCTGTGAGCCGCTGAGACTGCATCAATGGCCTGAACTGTGTTTAGTTCCAGGTTCAGACGCAGAACACTCAGTGAAACAAGCACCAGGGTCCCATCTAACCCAGAAACTTTCAACCAAGCCTCAACCAACAAACTCTGCAGCACTTATATTTAAATGCGATGGACAGGTTCAGTCAtctttataatataatataatataatataatataatataatataatataatataatataatatagacGGGGGTTGGGTGGCTGCTGGAGGGTCCTGGGCAGCTCATGTGCAGCAGGCTGTGTGATGGGGTGGATGCAGAGACTTTGCCCTCAGGGACCATAACATGAGTGAAAAGAGGGTGCAGCACCTTTGTCATTGAAATGAAGCAGGAGATCCCCATGACAAAGGCTGCGGAGCAGGTGGAGCAAGCCCACCCCCACTCATTCCCATAGAATGAGTGGTGCAGGGGGGGTTAAGGGTGGAAGCTGGGAGACGTGGGGTGATACTCGGGCTTCCTCTGCTTCTATTCAGCTGTCGGGATTTTCCCCCAATTTAGACGTGAAGAAAGTTGGACTAAGACTTGATGGAATGAAGATCAGTGACACGCTCGGATAATCTGCACCAGAACAGCCGTTGTGTCGGGAACAACCAATCCCGGTCATTTACACTGCTCTGTGCAGATATTCAGCATCGCTCCCATGTGGGGGTGTTTGGGGGTCTCGGCATGCGTCGGGAGCATTGTCAGGGCACGCGAGCATCTGCCACTGTTTCATTACCATGCTGTCAGATCGTGTGAGAATGAATGGATTTGGGCTGGAGGAGAGGGGGGCTAGGAAGGACCCTGCCTGCAAGTCAGCTGATCACCACTTCCAGTGCTCTCCAAAGTGTGAGCGCTGGAGACTAACCTAATGACAGGAAGTCGCCTGCAAACTCAACACCAGCAAGCACAGATGCTTGTGTCTGACACAGCAGTACACAACACCGGGACCATCACCTACGACTTTACAGAGTTAGAGGCAGCTGAGCCGAGCTTTGCAGAAAATTTCACAGTGTCTGAAACACAGGATGGTCCATCCAGATGCACGCGTCACAACACGTCTTCACAGAACTTCATCAGAACTGCACACAGAGCCTCGTGTGTGTGCAGACAGTTTCAGCACACACTGACAGCAGTGACTCATCAGGTTTCAGAAGACACACATAAAGTACTCCAAGTACTTGGTACCAGTACTGTACCAGTTCCAGTTTCCCAAAGAGAACCTGATGTTTCCGTGTTACATGTGCACATGCAGTGCTTACAGAGACA
Coding sequences within it:
- the pcdh18b gene encoding protocadherin-18b isoform X1, coding for MGAKRRQRKATVWSSAPLQLALLLALVHGASGKTLKYKVYEEQKVGTVIARLKEDVSAVLPKLPSSLSFRFRVMQLGGTPLLAVREDDGQISIGTRIDREKLCEKNSNCSIEFDVVTLPTEYLQLFHVEVEVLDINDNSPHFARAIVPIEISESASVGTRIPLDGAVDADVGENSLHTYSLTANNFFKIDVRTRTDGAKYAELVVMRELDREVQASYQLQLTASDNGVPPKSGSTLLKISISDSNDNSPAFDEQAYAINLLENSPLGTLIIDLNATDPDEGTNGKIVYSFSSHVSPKILETFKIHPENGHITLIKKVDYETGASYELDVQAQDLGPNSIPGLCKIVVKVVDVNDNKPEININLMTPGKEEVAYISEGAPVDTFIALVRVDDIDGGLNGEVVCRLHGHGHFRLQKTHEKNYMILTNVSLDREKRSEYSLTVIAEDRGSPSLSTIKHFTVQVLDENDNPPCFEKSRYEVFKSENNSPGAYLMTVVASDPDLGTNGQVTYTIIDTVVQDSPISTYVTIDPSNGAIYALRSFDHEDVSRIAFTVQARDGGNPVQSANASIHLTVLDENDNPPIIHSPSLRNHTAELPVWKYASPGQLITALKVTDRDAGANGEVSCTIIGGNEDGLFVMDARRCELRTNASLEQAPRDIMEIRVEVQDRGISPLSTGALLRLSVQENMDILPSLYPTGSTQASLDLSLIVIISLGAVCALLLIVMLMFATARCSREKKDPRHNYNCRVAENSYQNHPKKPARQIHKADITLVPTVNGTLPVRAHPRSPSPSPTPERGTLGSRQSHHSRQSLNSLVTISSNHVQENFALELAHATPPVEQVSQLLSMLHQGQYQPRPSFRGNKYTRSYRYALNEMDKFSLKDSGRGDSEAGDSDYEPGRESPMDRLLGEGFTEIYAPDGQHRAHAAMRLCTDECRVLGHSDQCWMPPLASPASSDYRSNLYIPGEEARQASDVSQEKTPQPCTDTGSTRNQSFSTFGKDLVGEDGEDEGGEGAGSNEAADEDLCGTTSLLSEMSSVFQRLIPQGLDSYVQVSENQKGTSLSGMGVPMTGSLDRRRGHLPGKPSPSVHQQGVAAWAANTHFQNPGSSIGPSGHHQGGSYHTLKPSTKLSSQSSSHKGSQAPKNSPQNKPHSSPLLTALVSPTLVQPPPVPVSAPLPGPSSKWLPAMEEIPENYEEDDFDSVLGHLQGKRSDSRHELVDASDLVAEINKLLQDVRQS
- the pcdh18b gene encoding protocadherin-18b isoform X2, which codes for MGAKRRQRKATVWSSAPLQLALLLALVHGASGKTLKYKVYEEQKVGTVIARLKEDVSAVLPKLPSSLSFRFRVMQLGGTPLLAVREDDGQISIGTRIDREKLCEKNSNCSIEFDVVTLPTEYLQLFHVEVEVLDINDNSPHFARAIVPIEISESASVGTRIPLDGAVDADVGENSLHTYSLTANNFFKIDVRTRTDGAKYAELVVMRELDREVQASYQLQLTASDNGVPPKSGSTLLKISISDSNDNSPAFDEQAYAINLLENSPLGTLIIDLNATDPDEGTNGKIVYSFSSHVSPKILETFKIHPENGHITLIKKVDYETGASYELDVQAQDLGPNSIPGLCKIVVKVVDVNDNKPEININLMTPGKEEVAYISEGAPVDTFIALVRVDDIDGGLNGEVVCRLHGHGHFRLQKTHEKNYMILTNVSLDREKRSEYSLTVIAEDRGSPSLSTIKHFTVQVLDENDNPPCFEKSRYEVFKSENNSPGAYLMTVVASDPDLGTNGQVTYTIIDTVVQDSPISTYVTIDPSNGAIYALRSFDHEDVSRIAFTVQARDGGNPVQSANASIHLTVLDENDNPPIIHSPSLRNHTAELPVWKYASPGQLITALKVTDRDAGANGEVSCTIIGGNEDGLFVMDARRCELRTNASLEQAPRDIMEIRVEVQDRGISPLSTGALLRLSVQENMDILPSLYPTGSTQASLDLSLIVIISLGAVCALLLIVMLMFATARCSREKKDPRHNYNCRVAENSYQNHPKKPARQIHKADITLVPTVNGTLPVRAHPRSPSPSPTPERGTLGSRQSHHSRQSLNSLVTISSNHVQENFALELAHATPPVEGQYQPRPSFRGNKYTRSYRYALNEMDKFSLKDSGRGDSEAGDSDYEPGRESPMDRLLGEGFTEIYAPDGQHRAHAAMRLCTDECRVLGHSDQCWMPPLASPASSDYRSNLYIPGEEARQASDVSQEKTPQPCTDTGSTRNQSFSTFGKDLVGEDGEDEGGEGAGSNEAADEDLCGTTSLLSEMSSVFQRLIPQGLDSYVQVSENQKGTSLSGMGVPMTGSLDRRRGHLPGKPSPSVHQQGVAAWAANTHFQNPGSSIGPSGHHQGGSYHTLKPSTKLSSQSSSHKGSQAPKNSPQNKPHSSPLLTALVSPTLVQPPPVPVSAPLPGPSSKWLPAMEEIPENYEEDDFDSVLGHLQGKRSDSRHELVDASDLVAEINKLLQDVRQS
- the pcdh18b gene encoding protocadherin-18b isoform X3, with product MGAKRRQRKATVWSSAPLQLALLLALVHGASGKTLKYKVYEEQKVGTVIARLKEDVSAVLPKLPSSLSFRFRVMQLGGTPLLAVREDDGQISIGTRIDREKLCEKNSNCSIEFDVVTLPTEYLQLFHVEVEVLDINDNSPHFARAIVPIEISESASVGTRIPLDGAVDADVGENSLHTYSLTANNFFKIDVRTRTDGAKYAELVVMRELDREVQASYQLQLTASDNGVPPKSGSTLLKISISDSNDNSPAFDEQAYAINLLENSPLGTLIIDLNATDPDEGTNGKIVYSFSSHVSPKILETFKIHPENGHITLIKKVDYETGASYELDVQAQDLGPNSIPGLCKIVVKVVDVNDNKPEININLMTPGKEEVAYISEGAPVDTFIALVRVDDIDGGLNGEVVCRLHGHGHFRLQKTHEKNYMILTNVSLDREKRSEYSLTVIAEDRGSPSLSTIKHFTVQVLDENDNPPCFEKSRYEVFKSENNSPGAYLMTVVASDPDLGTNGQVTYTIIDTVVQDSPISTYVTIDPSNGAIYALRSFDHEDVSRIAFTVQARDGGNPVQSANASIHLTVLDENDNPPIIHSPSLRNHTAELPVWKYASPGQLITALKVTDRDAGANGEVSCTIIGGNEDGLFVMDARRCELRTNASLEQAPRDIMEIRVEVQDRGISPLSTGALLRLSVQENMDILPSLYPTGSTQASLDLSLIVIISLGAVCALLLIVMLMFATARCSREKKDPRHNYNCRVAENSYQNHPKKPARQIHKADITLVPTVNGTLPVRAHPRSPSPSPTPERGTLGSRQSHHSRQSLNSLVTISSNHVQENFALELAHATPPVEQVSQLLSMLHQGQYQPRPSFRGNKYTRSYRYALNEMDKFSLKDSGRGDSEAGDSDYEPGRESPMDRLLAMRLCTDECRVLGHSDQCWMPPLASPASSDYRSNLYIPGEEARQASDVSQEKTPQPCTDTGSTRNQSFSTFGKDLVGEDGEDEGGEGAGSNEAADEDLCGTTSLLSEMSSVFQRLIPQGLDSYVQVSENQKGTSLSGMGVPMTGSLDRRRGHLPGKPSPSVHQQGVAAWAANTHFQNPGSSIGPSGHHQGGSYHTLKPSTKLSSQSSSHKGSQAPKNSPQNKPHSSPLLTALVSPTLVQPPPVPVSAPLPGPSSKWLPAMEEIPENYEEDDFDSVLGHLQGKRSDSRHELVDASDLVAEINKLLQDVRQS